From a region of the Andrena cerasifolii isolate SP2316 chromosome 13, iyAndCera1_principal, whole genome shotgun sequence genome:
- the LOC143375894 gene encoding aladin — MMKILSLQDFNSPSFDDLATVGFIGNTLQYCEYERLQDELQPFSKYLREYPEVSIAPDILTARETARTVCADDLFLPVYDSIFKRIASVWREKGLAEAICLAAATDPEEVTAAVHWIATRLKWVVDLMDKGIYQREILPTIGSGSVADVVQSRDWDMALIRCLSWHPHCARLAVVTRDDRIRIFSQGILSVPILRHSAQKSVSCVSWRPLAGKELAVACHIGVLVWTIELGAASNSLSHAVLLKQRNHAPVTSVTWHPQGDLLVSCSPADANMIIWDTCKKEGVPLRRVGGGGLSFTRWSSCGSQLFAATCRNVFRVWNTGVATLWRAEKWTVPSGRVAAACFGPNLTLLFTSTEDPATIFSLPLRENIFDVKKASLDDAKMAVPLIDLTKVNFTSDDDYVTVGGRVVAMEWDPTGKYLAILFQDSPWIALVKPTVRNMSRVVEMKPGCLIKGFPGEVPNCMNFYQNCSSPSSVVCLTIAWSSGRIQHFPIVEKEDHPNVNVTSSSLSHTFTIRHDTYNFDLSATYG; from the exons ATGATGAAAATATTGTCGTTGCAAGACTTTAATTCCCCTTCCTTCGATGATCTGGCAACTGTTGGGTTCATTGGGAATACATTGCAGTATTGCGAGTACGAAAGGCTGCAGGACGAGCTGCAGCCTTTCTCCAAGTACCTGCGAGAATATCCAGAGGTCTCAATTGCCCCTGATATTCTGACCGCACGCGAGACAGCCCGCACAGTCTGCGCTGACGATCTGTTCCTGCCAGTCTATGATAGTATCTTTAAAAGAATCGCCAGTGTATGGCGGGAGAAGGGGCTGGCCGAAGCTATTTGCCTCGCTGCAGCCACGGATCCGGAGGAGGTCACGGCAGCTGTACATTGGATAGCCACAAG ACTCAAGTGGGTAGTAGATTTAATGGATAAAGGGATATATCAAAGAGAAATCTTGCCTACCATCGGGTCAGGGTCAGTCGCAGATGTTGTTCAGTCAAGGGATTGGGATATGGCTCTC ATCCGGTGTCTTTCTTGGCATCCCCATTGCGCACGGCTGGCTGTAGTCACGAGGGACGATCGTATACGTATCTTTTCCCAAGGAATACTGTCGGTGCCGATATTAAGGCACAGCGCTCAGAAATCAGTCTCCTGCGTAAGCTGGAGGCCGCTCGCTGGCAAGGAATTGGCAGTGGCGTGTCACATAGGTGTCCTAGTCTGGACGATAGAACTAGGCGCAGCCAGTAACTCTCTTAGCCACGCAGTGTTGCTCAAGCAGAGGAATCATGCGCCAGTTACAAGCGTCACGTGGCATCCACAGGGTGATCTGCTGGTGTCTTGTTCCCCAGCAGACGCAAATATGATCATTTGGGATACGTGTAAGAAGGAAGGTGTTCCATTGAGGCGAGTCGGCGGAGGTGGCTTGAGCTTTACGCGCTGGTCGTCCTGTGGCTCTCAACTCTTCGCGGCGACATGTAGGAATGTATTCAG AGTTTGGAACACCGGTGTGGCAACGTTGTGGCGCGCAGAGAAATGGACAGTTCCTAGCGGTCGAGTGGCCGCTGCATGCTTCGGACCcaatttgactctactattcaCGTCGACCGAGGATCCCGCGACAATCTTCTCCCTGCCGTTGCGAGAAAATATTTTCGACGTGAAGAAAGCCTCCCTCGACGATGCAAAAATGGCCGTGCCACTCATAGATCTGACGAAAGTGAACTTCACATCGGACGATGATTACGTTACCGTCGGTGGCAGAGTAGTTGCAATGGAGTGGGATCCCACGGGAAAGTACCTCGCTATACTCTTCCAG GATAGCCCTTGGATCGCGTTAGTGAAGCCAACAGTGAGGAACATGTCGCGTGTAGTCGAGATGAAACCAGGCTGCCTTATCAAGGGCTTCCCCGGAGAAGTCCCTAATTGCATGAATTTCTaccagaactgcagcagtcccTCCTCCGTTGTTTGCTTAACGATCGCTTGGAGCAGCGGGCGCATACAGCATTTCCCAATCGTCGAGAAAGAGGATCATCCCAACGTGAACGTAACTTCTTCGTCACTCTCTCACACGTTCACGATCAGACACGATACATATAACTTCGATTTAAGCGCTACGTACGGTTAA
- the LOC143375934 gene encoding odorant receptor Or2-like, with protein MLESSSLNVRRGKTYLSIHGELVATITLHQLVLKFIEYLNTSFLPHYCILLVIGVVSLSINLYIVTRAMLLRKINGELLTAFLVAVVELFYMGCGSYICQILLNKGNELFMKTYYAKWHEAPLPVQKMLLYIRQRTMQPTGLMIGGLYTCSFEFFSKLLNASMSYFTVLYSTT; from the exons ATGTTGGAGAGTAGTAGTCTAAATGTTCGTCGTGGTAAAACATATTTGTCGATACATGGTGAACTAGTAGCAACTATTACACTGCACCAACTCGTACTCAA GTTCATTGAATACTTGAATACCTCCTTCCTACCACATTACTGCATACTACTCGTTATCGGTGTGGTTTCATTGAGCATAAACCTCTATATC GTGACCAGAGCAATGTTGCTGAGGAAAATCAATGGCGAACTGTTAACTGCATTTTTAGTGGCCGTGGTTGAATTATTTTACATGGGCTGTGGTTCTTACATTTGCCAGATTCTGTTAAACAAGGGCAATGAACTGTTCATGAAAAC ATACTACGCAAAATGGCACGAAGCACCCCTGCCAGTACAAAAGATGTTGCTGTACATTCGACAAAGAACCATGCAACCTACGGGACTCATGATCGGTGGCCTTTACACTTGTTCATTCGAATTCTTTTCTAAG CTACTGAACGCATCGATGTCGTATTTCACGGTACTCTACTCTACGACTTAA
- the Gilt1 gene encoding gamma-interferon-inducible lysosomal thiol reductase 1 isoform X2 encodes MRCYLFTSSCSLAALALVALFSNGAQVAGDGGSKQVIQVGVYYESLCGDSIRWIKEKLAPSYEILKDHINLTFVPYGKASQTQDPGTGQWQFSCQHGASECEGNMAQACAINAIQNGEPVEGVQQLTAALVTCAMTSRYPPSAVPQCAKKVGLSDDLQKSIDDCIAGPLSKELLAANGDRTAALNPALSFVPTITINGEYQSKALHNFLKLICEQLQEGAKPSQCTSA; translated from the exons ATGCGCTGCTACTTGTTCACTTCGAGCTGCTCCCTCGCGGCCTTAGCCCTAGTTGCACTCTTCAGCAACGGCGCCCAG GTAGCTGGCGATGGAGGATCGAAGCAAGTGATCCAGGTGGGAGTTTACTACGAATCATTATGCGGCGACAGTATACGATGGATCAAGGAGAAACTGGCTCCATCGTACGAGATTCTAAAGGATCACATTAATCTTACCTTCGTTCCCTATGGAAAAGCCTCg CAAACGCAGGACCCTGGAACCGGTCAGTGGCAGTTCTCCTGTCAACATGGGGCCTCAGAGTGCGAGGGGAACATGGCCCAGGCCTGCGCTATCAACGCGATCCAAAACGGGGAGCCGGTCGAAGGGGTTCAGCAGCTCACCGCCGCGCTGGTTACGTGTGCAATGACCTCGAGGTACCCCCCGTCGGCCGTTCCACAG TGCGCTAAGAAAGTCGGACTGAGCGACGATTTGCAGAAGAGCATCGACGATTGCATCGCTGGCCCACTGTCAAAGGAGCTGCTCGCTGCTAATGGCGACAGAACGGCGGCCTTGAACCCGGCCCTCTCTTTTGTGCCGACGATAACGATCAACGGA GAGTACCAAAGCAAGGCACTGCACAACTTCCTTAAACTAATTTGCGAGCAACTGCAAGAGGGGGCGAAGCCGTCGCAGTGTACGAGCGCTTGA
- the LOC143375935 gene encoding odorant receptor 49b-like has translation MKVTTNMATAVTLIVIQLFYVGCGNYTGQILLDNGNELFTKTYFSRWHESPLPLQKMLLYIRLRSMQPTGLMIGGLFTFSFEFFSKLMNVSMSYFTVLYSTI, from the exons ATGAAAGTCACTACCAATATGGCAACTGCAGTAACACTGATCGTAATTCAGTTATTTTACGTGGGCTGTGGTAATTACACTGGCCAGATTCTGTTAGACAACGGCAATGAACTATTCACGAAAAC ATACTTCTCAAGATGGCACGAATCACCCTTGCCATTGCAAAAGATGTTGCTGTACATTCGACTAAGAAGCATGCAACCTACGGGACTCATGATTGGTGGCCTTTTCACTTTTTCATTTGAATTCTTTTCTAAG CTAATGAACGTATCGATGTCGTATTTCACGGTACTCTACTCTACGATTTAA
- the LOC143375893 gene encoding uncharacterized protein LOC143375893, whose amino-acid sequence MHLEDYHADRNEEDVQRISRSIKQEDFGSLHLGTITTMSTNPQQACWATSHADTGVSSPILPNNASPREYTDWEQLTAAFQYPCQQYSTMGKSPGSTGSEATTPTWNNAQDCPNARLPSVGSAFSFSRSFCNTVYPEYQTYQDYQEYHDDGTVSLPLILHSQTEDQGFTGPMQTATDEFDLSLIRGDPTSLLGNVDSPSSPSSTYLEELQDPFSNLSGSCYAVGHLVSGQQSTISAVSFANEGGGFGNQVVLPRNEGLLLTDRRVPVSKSTSGTEKRDKSYDCSTTDEILTSTYQCRWVDCGCAFAEQEGLVRHIERRHVESSSSNAHGHGRRVQRDRDKDKEKDGEGVTGTGSGQDEFACLWQGCPRARPFNARYKLLIHMRVHSGEKPNKCPFTGCKKAFSRLENLKIHQRSHTGERPYACQHRGCSKAFSNSSDRAKHQRTHYDTKPYACQVTGCGKRYTDPSSLRKHVKNHSEPTTPLSNLSLTTDSKISASIPSNSTSASRHDLISATARQPQQQQPQTTAMAYAGESNYRSYKTSESYGDEDADLFQANLCQVDRISMSLDSNQEYIPFESVKRFLVDDVSNSHVDGTGYCGEDDVHDFHELGSDIEQQFLELSSLDDAVFIDG is encoded by the exons ATGCACCTCGAAGACTACCACGCGGACAGGAACGAGGAGGACGTGCAACGGATCTCCAGGAGCATCAAGCAGGAGGACTTCGGCTCTCTGCACCTGGGAACTATCACGACGATGAGCACCAACCCCCAACAAGCCTGCTGGGCGACCTCCCACGCGGATACCGGTGTGTCGTCCCCCATTCTGCCAAATAACGCCAGCCCTCGGGAGTACACCGACTGGGAGCAGCTCACTGCAGCCTTCCAGTACCCCTGCCAACAGTACTCCACCATGGGCAAGTCGCCAGGTAGCACCGGAAGCGAGGCGACCACTCCAACGTGGAACAACGCGCAAGACTGCCCCAACGCGAGGCTACCTTCCGTCGGTTCCGCGTTCTCCTTCTCCCGCAGCTTCTGCAACACGGTTTACCCCGAGTACCAGACCTACCAGGATTACCAGGAGTACCACGACGACGGGACGGTGTCCTTGCCCCTCATTCTGCACTCGCAGACAGAGGACCAAGGGTTCACCGGTCCCATGCAAACCGCCACAGACGAGTTCGACCTGAGCCTGATCAGGGGCGACCCCACGTCCCTGCTGGGCAACGTGGATTCCCCGTCATCACCCTCGTCCACGTACTTGGAGGAACTCCAGGACCCGTTCTCCAACTTGAGCGGGTCGTGCTACGCGGTTGGACACCTGGTCTCGGGCCAGCAATCTACTATCTCAGCGGTGAGCTTCGCGAACGAAGGCGGCGGCTTTGGGAACCAGGTCGTCCTTCCCAGAAACGAGGGCTTGTTGCTGACCGATCGACGGGTTCCTGTGTCCAAGTCCACGTCGGGGACGGAGAAACGTGACAAATCTTACG ACTGTTCGACGACCGACGAGATCTTGACGTCCACCTACCAGTGCCGTTGGGTGGACTGTGGCTGCGCGTTCGCTGAACAGGAGGGCCTGGTTCGGCATATAGAGAGACGACACGTCGAATCCTCCTCGTCGAACGCGCACGGACACGGCAGGCGGGTGCAAAGGGACAGGGACAAGGACAAGGAAAAGGACGGCGAAGGTGTGACGGGTACCGGAAGTGGCCAGGATGAGTTCGCTTGCCTCTGGCAGGGATGTCCACGGGCTAGACCCTTTAACGCTAGATACAAGCTGCTGATACACATGAGAGTCCACAGCGGGGAGAAACCGAATAAGTGTCCG TTCACTGGCTGCAAGAAGGCGTTCTCTAGGCTAGAAAATTTAAAGATCCATCAAAGATCTCACACAGGGGAGAGGCCTTACGCGTGTCAGCATCGCGGTTGCTCGAAAGCGTTCAGCAACAGCAGCGATCGCGCGAAACACCAAAGAACTCACTACGACACG AAACCATACGCCTGTCAGGTGACCGGTTGTGGAAAACGGTACACGGACCCGTCGAGTCTCAGGAAGCATGTGAAGAACCACTCCGAGCCAACGACGCCGTTGTCCAACCTATCGCTGACGACGGacagcaagatatctgcaagcATTCCCAGCAACTCGACCAGTGCGTCGCGGCACGATCTGATTTCCGCGACTGCCAGGCAGCCGCAGCAACAGCAGCCGCAAACGACGGCGATGGCGTACGCCGGTGAATCGAATTATCGGTCATATAAGACTTCTGAGTCTTACGGGGACGAGGACGCGGACTTGTTCCAGGCGAATCTGTGTCAGGTCGATAGGATTTCCATGAGCCTTGACAGCAATCAAGAGTACATCCCCTTTGAGTCTGTGAAGCGTTTCCTCGTCGATGACGTCAGCAACTCGCACGTGGACGGTACAG GATACTGCGGCGAGGACGACGTGCACGACTTCCACGAGCTCGGCTCCGACATAGAGCAGCAGTTCCTCGAGCTGAGCAGCTTGGACGACGCTGTGTTCATCGACGGGTAG
- the Gilt1 gene encoding gamma-interferon-inducible lysosomal thiol reductase 1 isoform X1 — MRCYLFTSSCSLAALALVALFSNGAQVAGDGGSKQVIQVGVYYESLCGDSIRWIKEKLAPSYEILKDHINLTFVPYGKASQTQDPGTGQWQFSCQHGASECEGNMAQACAINAIQNGEPVEGVQQLTAALVTCAMTSRYPPSAVPQCAKKVGLSDDLQKSIDDCIAGPLSKELLAANGDRTAALNPALSFVPTITINGVNSKEYQSKALHNFLKLICEQLQEGAKPSQCTSA; from the exons ATGCGCTGCTACTTGTTCACTTCGAGCTGCTCCCTCGCGGCCTTAGCCCTAGTTGCACTCTTCAGCAACGGCGCCCAG GTAGCTGGCGATGGAGGATCGAAGCAAGTGATCCAGGTGGGAGTTTACTACGAATCATTATGCGGCGACAGTATACGATGGATCAAGGAGAAACTGGCTCCATCGTACGAGATTCTAAAGGATCACATTAATCTTACCTTCGTTCCCTATGGAAAAGCCTCg CAAACGCAGGACCCTGGAACCGGTCAGTGGCAGTTCTCCTGTCAACATGGGGCCTCAGAGTGCGAGGGGAACATGGCCCAGGCCTGCGCTATCAACGCGATCCAAAACGGGGAGCCGGTCGAAGGGGTTCAGCAGCTCACCGCCGCGCTGGTTACGTGTGCAATGACCTCGAGGTACCCCCCGTCGGCCGTTCCACAG TGCGCTAAGAAAGTCGGACTGAGCGACGATTTGCAGAAGAGCATCGACGATTGCATCGCTGGCCCACTGTCAAAGGAGCTGCTCGCTGCTAATGGCGACAGAACGGCGGCCTTGAACCCGGCCCTCTCTTTTGTGCCGACGATAACGATCAACGGA GTGAATTCTAAGGAGTACCAAAGCAAGGCACTGCACAACTTCCTTAAACTAATTTGCGAGCAACTGCAAGAGGGGGCGAAGCCGTCGCAGTGTACGAGCGCTTGA
- the LOC143376006 gene encoding uncharacterized protein LOC143376006, giving the protein MNTSLLPHYCIIVAIGVVSLSMNLYVVARAMLLMKITAEMLIALLMIMVQFFYIGCANYIGQIVLDKGNDLFMKTYYARWHESPLPVQKMLLYMRQRSMKPTAFVIGALYTASFEFSSKVNVSQATVVQGRERTRRDLLLSASERIHVLFHGTLLYDLTFLLEGSFVTASCHVYTRYLL; this is encoded by the exons ATGAATACCTCCTTGCTACCACATTACTGCATAATAGTTGCTATCGGTGTGGTTTCGTTGAGCATGAACCTGTACGTC GTGGCCAGAGCAATGTTGCTGATGAAAATCACGGCCGAAATGTTAATTGCACTTTTAATGATCATGGTTCAATTCTTTTACATAGGCTGTGCTAACTACATTGGCCAGATTGTGTTAGACAAGGGCAATGATCTGTTCATGAAAAC ATACTACGCAAGATGGCACGAATCGCCCTTGCCAGTACAAAAGATGTTGCTGTATATGCGGCAAAGAAGCATGAAACCTACCGCCTTTGTGATTGGTGCCCTTTACACAGCTTCATTCGAATTCTCTTCTAAGGTAAACGTTTCACAAGCTACAGTAGTTCAGGGAAGAGAAAGAACGAGACGGGATCTTTTACTTTCAGCTAGTGAACGTATCCATGTCTTATTTCACGGTACTCTACTCTACGATTTAACGTTTCTATTGGAAGGAAGCTTTGTCACTGCTAGTTGCCACGTATATACAAGATATTTACTATGA